The Labrus mixtus chromosome 18, fLabMix1.1, whole genome shotgun sequence DNA segment GACCAGAGAGTATTTTTATTCATCACTTATATAAGGAGGTGATATTGGCTTCAAATACATTATAAAATAAGagctgtgttgtaagactttcAAAGCTTAAAATATGATGTTGTTGAATTCCTTTCTTTCTAATCACTGGCTTGACTCTTAAAATAAGTGAATTTGTAAAGTGAACATATGTTACATGTAATAATGAACTCTGAAAAAAAGGGTTTATGTTTAAAAGGAGCAAGTCTGTGGTGTTATGGTAAACCTGTCAAAAGTCAAACTGGCAAGTATTTTCaaaagttttgtgtttctttctatAGGTCTCCCAAGAGGAGACGGTCCAGGTCCCGCTCTGGCTCACGCAAACGTAAACACCGCAAGAGGTCACGCTCGCGCTCCAGAGACCGCAAGAGAAAGTCGTCTCGTTCTTACTCAAGTGAAAGACGTGCTCGAGAGCGGGAGAAGGAGCGGCAGAAGAAGGGACTGCCTCCCATCAGATCCAAGACTCTAAGCGGTAAGTTGATGTCCTTGTCCTATGAATAAATGTTGTTAGCTGCTGCTCTAATGAATAATCATATACTTCAACTGTACCCACACAGTGTGCAGCACAACTCTGTGGGTGGGCCAGGTGGACAAAAAGGCCACTCAGCAGGACCTCACCAACTTATTTGAAGAGTTTGGTCAGATTGAGTCTATCAATGTAAGTCAACTTTTCTCTCTCCTAACCCTGTAATGTGGTAAAAGCAGTTTGAGCCAGTACTTTGATTTACAAAATATGATATCTTTCTGGTGAACTTCTGTTTGTCATTAACACACAGTGACCTGAAGCTACTGTTAACTGTCTGCCACATTCCTTTACTGCAGTctcccatcttttttttaaatttttactCACTTTCATTCCTCTTGGCAACACATTCCCGCTTTCTCCTTTTCTCATTAACTCGTTTCTCATCCATCACACACTTAAGTCATTTTCATTATCCACTGTGCAGTCATGTCTTGTTTAACCTTCCTATGTCCCAGTTTAATGTAATCTGTGCATGTGTCTGCAGATGATCCCTCCTAGAGGCTGTGCCTACATCTGTATGGTCCACAGACAGGATGCATACCGTGCCCGCCAGAAGCTCAGCACCGGCTCCTTTAAGATTGGCTCCAAAATCATCAAAGTATGCATTACCTTTATAATTTGATTGACTGTGTTCTCATTCTCCTTGTGGGTTTATGTAATGTAATTTTCCATTGACCTCTAACTGTAAAACCTCAGTTTAGCTTTCCAGGCACATGTGTGCCCCCAGAAGTGTCTTTGAAAAACTCCTTGTGTCAtttacgtgtttttttttcgcCCACCAGATTGCATGGGCTCTGAACAAGGGGGTAAAGCAAGAGTACAAGCAGTTTTGGGATGTAGATCTTGGCGTCACCTACATACCGTGGGAGAAGGTGAAGCTGGATGACCTTGATGGCTTTGCTGAAGGAGGGATCATTGACCAGGAGACAGTTAATGATGGTGAAAAGATTAACATCAGCTTATCTTCTTTCTTTGGCACTATCACTTGTTAGCAatgcttttttaaatctaaataacATACGCAGACAAGTATGTACACAGACACCTGGAATTTAATCATCTTGTTTTCTACTCAgtttacttgttttttcttctggttATATGAAATCCTTTGATGGGTTTCCCAACCCTGATAGGAAATGAATTCAAAGATTGAATTAGAAAAAACATACCTCTGGACTTCGAAATATTAACACGTTCTGGTTTTTcgttcttatttttaaaaaatatatattttcttcacAGAATGGGAAGCAGCGAAGAACGCTGAGCCAGTTAAGGAAGTTGTTAGTCTGCCAGTAAGCGCTGAGACTACGGCAGCATCTAACACCCAGACTGAGACCTACAACCAGCAGGTCACCATGATGCCTGTGCAGGTACTGGAGAGGGTCTGCCTCAATCTTTGGGTGGAATGCAAACAtgtcttgtttgttgttattttttaatgacaatAATAAAATTGCATTTAGCTATAAGCAGGAGAGCAGTGACAAAGTTATCAGACGTGGTCAGGAATTTATGTATCATGTAATTTAGCCAATACCCTATAATCCTCTAATTagtttctattttctctcccaTCCAGCTGCCAGTAGCCCAAGCTGTTCCCAGTGCTGTAGGTTTGGTACCTCCGAACTTTTCTGTCGCCATGGGCATACCTCCGCCAGGCTATGGGCCCCCACCACCCTTCATAAGAGCCGGCTTTAATACTTCGCAGCCTCCACCAGGTAGCTGACACAAacagtcatatatatatatacatagatttaaagaaatgtacttgcttacacaaagtttgtttgctgttgtgcAGGTTTCATGCAGGCAGCACAGGCAGGAGGAATGGCCACAGCAGCTACTTGTGAGTATTTATTACCCACAACACTATAATTCATTTATCCATATACATTTTAGAATTTGTCAGTAAATCTAtatagttatttaaaaaatggcatTTCTTTTCAGGTGTTTTGTTGGAGTTTATTAGCTTTGATTAAATATGTTCTTCTACTGTACCCATCTTTAGCTCTTGTGCAGCCCTCAGTGGCAACCAGCCAAGAATCTATGAAGGATTCACCATTTGGCGCTATGATTCCTCCGACCAACACTATTCCTGGTGGCTTCATGGCCTCAGCCATCACTGGAAGTGTTTTCAACCCATTGGGAGTCCAAACTCAGCAAGCCACTAATGACAAGACAGTCCAGTCTGTAGACGGTATGGATGCTGCTGCAGAGCTTACACTGCAAGGTGAGGAAATGATAAAGCATACTGAAATGAAAGactatacatttgtttttgggtGTCACTCTGATCATATCTTACTTTTTGTTGTCCTTTAAGTTTTTAATAACGGCCATAGTTACTCTTGTTTGtcctaaaatgtaaacattaattCATGTTACTGTGTTATGTCCCCAGGCATGCAGAATGCAGTCCGAAGTGGGATGGGTCTCCTTGGCATGCATCCTACATCCCTCACACACCCGCTGCATCACTCTGGTCTGGCTGGCCATAGGATGCCTGGCCTGCTGCCTCTTGATGTGCGGCCTAACCTCCTCCAACCTGGGGCTGCTGCCCGCTTCCCGCTTCTAATGCAGCAGGGACAAGCCCAGCAGGCCGCTAGCCTCCTCGAGAGTTCCCTCCAGGCCCAAGCCCGTGCCAGGGCTCCTTTCTCTCAGCTGGACCCATTCAACAGGGCCCCCAATTTACCCAATGAAAATGTATCCAAAACAGAAGATGAGTCATCTGGAGCTGATGAGGGCAAGGACCAGGACTACCGCTTCCCTCCAATGGAGAAACAGAGCACTGGCCTGCTGAGGACCCCTCCACCTGAGCACAGGGAGCCTCTTgcaggtggtggtggaggaccaggaggtggtggaggaggcaGGCCTCCATTGCTCCAGACTCCAGGGACTCAGCCTGCAAGAACCAGCTTAGTTGGACGTCTTCAAGCTCTTGCAGGCTTCACCCCTGATAACCGCTGGAGCCAGACCAGGGGAGACTTTGATGAACGGGATAGTATGCGAGGGGGGCCACAGGCCCCAGGTGGCCCAAAGGGCTTCCAGGAAGAGCGTCCCACACCGGGGCAGAACTTCTCCAACCGCTTTGAGAGCCGTCCTGGGACAGCcggaggagcagctgtggttccAGGAAATGCTGGGGCTACTGGAGGGCCACAGGCCTGGAACCGgggtggtgctgctgctgctgctgcagcgccGTTCGACAATGAATTACATCAAGACCTAGATGAACGAAGGCGCCCATGGGACAggcaaagagacagagatgagAGAGATTTTGACTTCAGAAGGGAGATGAATGGAAACCGCCACAGCcgagagagagaacgggagcgtgagagggacagagacagagacagagagcgagccCGAGATCGCGTCAGAGAGCAGGAACGTGACAGAGATCGTGACAAAGAAAGAGATCGTGAGAGAGAACATGAACGAGGGGGCTggactcctctcctccctcttccaACACCTCTGCTCCCAACTCCACCTCTCAATCCTAACTTGTCCCTGAGTCAAGGCAAACTGCTTGCACCTCTTAAATTAAACCCCCAGATTCAGCCCAGATTTCAGTCCCCACTTCTGCCTCAAGCTCAGACAAAGCCCTCTCTCTTAGGCCTAAATCAGCCACTGCCTCAGGCCCAGATTAAGTCTCCTCCATCACAGAGCCAAGCAGCTGTGGCAGAACCAGAGTCGGAAACCCCAGCTCTGTCTGAGACGCCTCCAACACAGTCACCAACCCCTGCCCAATCACCTGACCTTTCATCAGACAGCAAGGGTCAGAGCCCAGAGACTGAGGCTCCCATCCAGGCTGAGTCATCTCCGCCACCCGAAATCCCTCCACAATCCCCAACCCAGCCTATACCTCAGTCCCCTTCCAAAACCTCCAATTCTCCAGACAGTGAGACCCCATGCCAAGACTCCCCGCTGATTGAGGCCTCATCCCACGACTCTCCTGTGGCCTTCACTCAAGCTGCCAGCCCCCCTGAAGAGATGACCCACTCTCTGGAGGAGCAGGAAAGCCCAcagaaggatgaggaggagtcACAAGATAGACCTTCCTCACCACAGTGGGTCAATGGATCTGGTACAGACAATAGCACTGTGGCTGAACTTACACCTGAGGCCTCCCTTGAGCCCTCACCTGAGGCATCTCCTAAACCCTCTCCTGAGCCCACTCAAGAACCCTCTCCTGGTTCTGTGCTCcctgaaagagaggaggaagaggaggaggaggaggaggaggaggagcagcagcagcagcagcagcaggaggaggatgaggaggatgaggagctggaggatgaggaggaggaggaggagcagcttgGCTCTCCTGAGGACTTAGACAATGAACAGAGTGAGCCCATGGAGGAAACTGCGAGTCAGCCTGTGGTAGACACTGTCACAGACACTGAGGGGACATAATCATCACTCAGTAGGTAAAAGATCATTTTGTAAAgttgtctcttcttctctgtactCATGTCAGCaatccaccaccaccacacggGACATGGTGAATACAGACTCACATCAGTTATCGTCTGATAACCAATAACAAATGATTTTATCTCTCACAAATACCAGTGTACTTAATAGAGGACTCATTAGCTGATTTATTGATAGactattttctttgttttatttcctttttcctttttttaagttgtattgCCGCCCACCCGTTTTAATTAATCTAAGCTTGACGAATTTTATTGAATTGCCTACCAAAATGTTTCAATTGTATATGGGGTAAATTAGCTTTGACCTTCCTATGGAAGAGAGTAAGAAATCCTGGGTGTTTGACAATGGATACAGACCTTGAAAACAGCAGCTGCTGGCTCCATTTCTGTCTACTCttcttttaaaatgctgctgcaaagttttcaatgAACACTTTTGTGGTGACCTACAATGCTTTCTGTTTCGAAGAAGAACATATAGCCTGCATACAGGGAGACCAGTATGGCTGCTATAATTGgaataaaggaacatttttaaactgaaaacatggaaatgtgctcccaaaataaatgtctgtaatTTGTTTCCAATTATACagtaaacatgaacagaaaatgccaggggggaaaaaaaagaaaatcaacagaggGATATGCTTATGTTGAGTACctattgttttagtttgaaataaacatgctttgtctgtttaaaaaaaaatgttgctttaggACTGTTTTCTGACCCAGGACCAGCGGAAACTCAGACTGCTATACAGACTCGTACACATTGTGTGCTGTCTCTTCAGTCGATTTGATGTTCTCGTAACTCAAGTTGCTGCTatactttccatccacagagcactttggtggatgcaacagtgggatttgtagtttttagttTGTGATGACCTCTGACTATGTTTCTTTAAGCTTTTGTTGTGTGACTGTTGAGGATGGGATTGTGCCTTTTTGAACGGATTTGACTTTCATGATGCTACCCAACACTACCGTGCGATACACCAGACTGTGCTTGCAACTCAGTATCTGATAGCTCTATAAACACAATGCTATCAGCGCAGAAATTGACTGGCCTACCGTTTGAATAGTAGCTAGGCAGTTTGTACAGCACTCACCTAGAGCAGAACACGTCTATTTACTCCATCGTTCTGTGCATGCAGGCCTGTAGCCACGTTTtaactctcctgtctctcttgttCATTTCATACTTGTAGTGCTTTTCTGTT contains these protein-coding regions:
- the scaf8 gene encoding SR-related and CTD-associated factor 8 isoform X1; translated protein: MEAVKAFNNELYSLNEYKPPISKAKMTQITKSGIKAIKFYKHVVQSVEKFIQKCKPEYKVPGLYVIDSIVRQSRHQFGTEKDVFAPRFSKNIIPTFQHLYRCPSDDKSKIVRVLNLWQKNAVFKSDIIQPLLDMAAGILPPSVTPVMPSSAAPVNNTTPGTPPTPATPANIVQGLPDWASQITNTDTVAAVAQILQSPQGQQLQQLVQSLQLQQQKPQPSLLQALDAGLVVQLQALTAQLTAAATANSLNPLEQRVSSFNKKLLGPFDFGNDSERGEESKKDASSSQMPMVSEPINSSLFHQLAEQLQQQNLEQFQKQLLEHQQHQQKALSLEGQDSIFGQENSVSSAQGSSQQQLSEQENKVDDSIDNQQQDMDLDEGPDGMEEEIFDADEKKIGSTRSRTRSRSRSRSPKRRRSRSRSGSRKRKHRKRSRSRSRDRKRKSSRSYSSERRAREREKERQKKGLPPIRSKTLSVCSTTLWVGQVDKKATQQDLTNLFEEFGQIESINMIPPRGCAYICMVHRQDAYRARQKLSTGSFKIGSKIIKIAWALNKGVKQEYKQFWDVDLGVTYIPWEKVKLDDLDGFAEGGIIDQETVNDEWEAAKNAEPVKEVVSLPVSAETTAASNTQTETYNQQVTMMPVQLPVAQAVPSAVGLVPPNFSVAMGIPPPGYGPPPPFIRAGFNTSQPPPGFMQAAQAGGMATAATSLVQPSVATSQESMKDSPFGAMIPPTNTIPGGFMASAITGSVFNPLGVQTQQATNDKTVQSVDGMDAAAELTLQGMQNAVRSGMGLLGMHPTSLTHPLHHSGLAGHRMPGLLPLDVRPNLLQPGAAARFPLLMQQGQAQQAASLLESSLQAQARARAPFSQLDPFNRAPNLPNENVSKTEDESSGADEGKDQDYRFPPMEKQSTGLLRTPPPEHREPLAGGGGGPGGGGGGRPPLLQTPGTQPARTSLVGRLQALAGFTPDNRWSQTRGDFDERDSMRGGPQAPGGPKGFQEERPTPGQNFSNRFESRPGTAGGAAVVPGNAGATGGPQAWNRGGAAAAAAAPFDNELHQDLDERRRPWDRQRDRDERDFDFRREMNGNRHSRERERERERDRDRDRERARDRVREQERDRDRDKERDREREHERGGWTPLLPLPTPLLPTPPLNPNLSLSQGKLLAPLKLNPQIQPRFQSPLLPQAQTKPSLLGLNQPLPQAQIKSPPSQSQAAVAEPESETPALSETPPTQSPTPAQSPDLSSDSKGQSPETEAPIQAESSPPPEIPPQSPTQPIPQSPSKTSNSPDSETPCQDSPLIEASSHDSPVAFTQAASPPEEMTHSLEEQESPQKDEEESQDRPSSPQWVNGSGTDNSTVAELTPEASLEPSPEASPKPSPEPTQEPSPGSVLPEREEEEEEEEEEEEQQQQQQQEEDEEDEELEDEEEEEEQLGSPEDLDNEQSEPMEETASQPVVDTVTDTEGT
- the scaf8 gene encoding SR-related and CTD-associated factor 8 isoform X2, whose translation is MAAGILPPSVTPVMPSSAAPVNNTTPGTPPTPATPANIVQGLPDWASQITNTDTVAAVAQILQSPQGQQLQQLVQSLQLQQQKPQPSLLQALDAGLVVQLQALTAQLTAAATANSLNPLEQRVSSFNKKLLGPFDFGNDSERGEESKKDASSSQMPMVSEPINSSLFHQLAEQLQQQNLEQFQKQLLEHQQHQQKALSLEGQDSIFGQENSVSSAQGSSQQQLSEQENKVDDSIDNQQQDMDLDEGPDGMEEEIFDADEKKIGSTRSRTRSRSRSRSPKRRRSRSRSGSRKRKHRKRSRSRSRDRKRKSSRSYSSERRAREREKERQKKGLPPIRSKTLSVCSTTLWVGQVDKKATQQDLTNLFEEFGQIESINMIPPRGCAYICMVHRQDAYRARQKLSTGSFKIGSKIIKIAWALNKGVKQEYKQFWDVDLGVTYIPWEKVKLDDLDGFAEGGIIDQETVNDEWEAAKNAEPVKEVVSLPVSAETTAASNTQTETYNQQVTMMPVQLPVAQAVPSAVGLVPPNFSVAMGIPPPGYGPPPPFIRAGFNTSQPPPGFMQAAQAGGMATAATSLVQPSVATSQESMKDSPFGAMIPPTNTIPGGFMASAITGSVFNPLGVQTQQATNDKTVQSVDGMDAAAELTLQGMQNAVRSGMGLLGMHPTSLTHPLHHSGLAGHRMPGLLPLDVRPNLLQPGAAARFPLLMQQGQAQQAASLLESSLQAQARARAPFSQLDPFNRAPNLPNENVSKTEDESSGADEGKDQDYRFPPMEKQSTGLLRTPPPEHREPLAGGGGGPGGGGGGRPPLLQTPGTQPARTSLVGRLQALAGFTPDNRWSQTRGDFDERDSMRGGPQAPGGPKGFQEERPTPGQNFSNRFESRPGTAGGAAVVPGNAGATGGPQAWNRGGAAAAAAAPFDNELHQDLDERRRPWDRQRDRDERDFDFRREMNGNRHSRERERERERDRDRDRERARDRVREQERDRDRDKERDREREHERGGWTPLLPLPTPLLPTPPLNPNLSLSQGKLLAPLKLNPQIQPRFQSPLLPQAQTKPSLLGLNQPLPQAQIKSPPSQSQAAVAEPESETPALSETPPTQSPTPAQSPDLSSDSKGQSPETEAPIQAESSPPPEIPPQSPTQPIPQSPSKTSNSPDSETPCQDSPLIEASSHDSPVAFTQAASPPEEMTHSLEEQESPQKDEEESQDRPSSPQWVNGSGTDNSTVAELTPEASLEPSPEASPKPSPEPTQEPSPGSVLPEREEEEEEEEEEEEQQQQQQQEEDEEDEELEDEEEEEEQLGSPEDLDNEQSEPMEETASQPVVDTVTDTEGT